One Phragmites australis chromosome 23, lpPhrAust1.1, whole genome shotgun sequence DNA window includes the following coding sequences:
- the LOC133905827 gene encoding uncharacterized protein LOC133905827, translated as MEVHCSRLESYGAAAGQPVLFCPAPQMPVPAVGPPHLPPPYEAQVELRILVHEIVDPITSTFGGPLFSGPPPERPENPMIHDPLFGKALPTASFVATARSPRSTWTLTFDSGIFCGAPPVV; from the exons ATGGAGGTGCACTGCTCCAGACTGGAGAGCTACGGTGCGGCGGCGGGGCAACCGGTGCTGTTCTGCCCTGCGCCTCAGATGCCTGTGCCGGCGGTCGGTCCACCGCACTTGCCGCCTCCCTACGAAGCTCAAGTTGAGCTCAGGATTTTGGTACACGAG ATTGTTGACCCAATTACATCAACGTTCGGCGGTCCCCTGTTCTCTGGACCACCTCCTGAACGTCCAGAGAACCCCATGATCCATGACCCCCTGTTCGGGAAGGCTCTCCCGACGGCTAGCTTCGTGGCCACTGCTCGTTCGCCAAGATCGACTTGGACATTGACATTTGATTCCGGCATTTTCTGCGGCGCGCCGCCGGTTGTTTAG